A window from Populus trichocarpa isolate Nisqually-1 chromosome 3, P.trichocarpa_v4.1, whole genome shotgun sequence encodes these proteins:
- the LOC7496530 gene encoding OVARIAN TUMOR DOMAIN-containing deubiquitinating enzyme 1, translating to MQNQEGQLAADGETEVTCEIEDWANFGGGDDDIMQQQSSVPFVGDKEPLSALAAEYQSGSPILLQKIKVLGDKYVAIRRTRGDGNCFFRSFMFSYLEHILEKQDRAEVDRIKANVEECRKTLQSLGYVDFTFEDFFALFLEQLDDVLQGNETSISHEELLNRSRDQSVSDYVVMFFRFVTSGEIRRRSEFFEPFVFGLTNTTVEQFCKSSVEPMGEESDHVHITALSDALGVPIRVVYLDRSSCDAAGVSVNHHDFIPTPRNLPSATGAGSESINPFITLLYRPGHYDILYPK from the exons atgcagAATCAGGAAGGACAGTTAGCAGCAGATGGAGAAACAGAAGTGACTTGTGAAATCGAAGATTGGGCAAATTTTGGAGGAGGAGATGATGATATTATGCAGCAGCAATCCAGTGTTCCATTTGTTGGCGACAAG GAGCCCTTGTCTGCATTGGCTGCTGAATATCAATCAGGCAGTCCTATTTTACTTCAGAAAATAAAG GTGCTTGGTGACAAGTATGTTGCAATTAGGCGAACACGTGGAGATGGGAATTGCTTCTTTCGCAGCTTTATGTTTTCATACCTA GAGCATATTTTGGAGAAACAAGACCGTGCGGAAGTTGATCGTATCAAAgcaaatgttgaagaatgtaGGAAAACACTGCAGAGTTTGGGTTATGTGGACTTCACGTTCGAGGATTTTTTTGCG TTATTTCTTGAGCAGCTGGATGATGTCCTTCAAGGAAATGAAACTTCAATAAG TCATGAAGAGCTTCTAAATAGGAGTCGTGATCAGTCCGTATCAGACTATG TTGTCATGTTTTTCAGATTTGTGACCTCTGGAGAAATAAGACGACGCTCAGAGTTTTTTGAACCCTTTGTATTTGGATTGACAAACACTACAGTTGAGCAG TTTTGCAAGTCATCAGTGGAACCTATGGGTGAAGAAAGTGACCATGTGCACATTACTGCACTATCTGATGCATTGGGTGTACCAATTCGTGTTGTATATCTCGACCGCAGCTCTTGTGATGCAGCTGGTGTCAGTGTAAATCATCATGATTTCATTCCTACACCTCGCAATCTCCCAAGTGCTACTGGTGCTGGTTCTGAGAGCATCAATCCCTTCATTACCTTGCTTTATCGTCCAGGTCACTATGACATTCTCTACCCAAAGTGA